Proteins encoded by one window of Desulfovibrio ferrophilus:
- a CDS encoding flagellar hook protein FlgE, giving the protein MSFQSMYVGTTGMVSHSTRMQNIGNNIANVSTVGYKTTDAHFQTLISESIASGSAGATSGPSQIGLGVGLGAVLTDFRTGAMIDGSDTTDLGISGKGFFRVTGPDNNLTRYTRAGNFRFDNTGYLVDPNGYRLQGQTITDGVNGSTGDIQLRTDANGRYSISPDATTEVSFISNIGLSESKSNSTANPMFSMFENWNGTETPPIGSEGYGFQSAIKIYDDTGAEQTLNVYFDKADVSNAGGMDHFEFMVTMAPSNDGRAGITGTSGAGILMTGVMSFDSTGQIVDLAAFSFNGTGDAKGLSNWTPTAFTANGYPELSATFSDTGATSTIGVNFGLSASAYEAGGASNAGAVGTVVGRLPSLDSFTRGALATTAFEGTSAISFQSQDGYAEGFLASLSMDRDGILVGKYSNGIQQELAQVTLYTFASEFGLRREGSNHFSETQGSGTAVEGYAGEDSFGGINSNKLEQSNVDIAEQFAKMILTERGFQANSKVITAADDIIKNAIQMKR; this is encoded by the coding sequence ACAGCACGCGGATGCAGAACATTGGCAATAATATCGCCAATGTGAGCACCGTGGGCTACAAGACTACCGACGCGCATTTCCAAACGCTCATCAGTGAATCCATTGCTTCGGGAAGCGCGGGGGCAACCTCGGGCCCGTCCCAGATCGGGCTTGGCGTCGGACTTGGCGCCGTGCTCACGGACTTCCGAACCGGTGCGATGATTGATGGCAGCGACACGACGGACCTCGGTATTTCCGGGAAGGGTTTTTTCCGGGTAACAGGCCCGGACAACAACCTGACCCGCTACACCCGAGCGGGAAACTTCCGTTTCGACAATACGGGCTATCTGGTTGACCCCAATGGGTATCGTCTGCAAGGCCAGACCATCACCGACGGAGTCAATGGCTCCACAGGGGATATCCAGCTGCGCACTGATGCCAACGGGCGTTACAGTATCTCGCCCGACGCCACTACGGAAGTCTCCTTTATTTCCAACATCGGGCTATCGGAGAGCAAATCCAACAGCACCGCCAACCCCATGTTCTCCATGTTCGAGAACTGGAATGGCACGGAAACTCCACCCATCGGTTCCGAGGGGTATGGATTCCAAAGTGCCATCAAAATCTACGACGACACAGGTGCCGAACAGACACTGAATGTCTATTTCGACAAGGCGGATGTCAGCAATGCCGGAGGCATGGACCATTTCGAGTTCATGGTGACCATGGCCCCGTCCAACGATGGGCGTGCCGGTATCACGGGCACATCCGGGGCGGGCATCCTGATGACTGGCGTCATGTCCTTTGATTCCACGGGGCAGATCGTGGATCTGGCGGCGTTCAGTTTTAACGGAACAGGTGACGCAAAGGGACTCTCCAACTGGACACCAACGGCCTTCACAGCCAACGGTTACCCGGAACTTTCCGCCACATTCAGCGACACCGGAGCCACAAGCACCATCGGAGTAAACTTCGGCCTCTCGGCCAGCGCCTATGAAGCTGGGGGAGCCTCTAATGCGGGTGCCGTAGGCACCGTGGTCGGTCGTCTGCCTTCCCTGGACTCTTTCACCAGAGGCGCCCTGGCGACCACTGCCTTTGAAGGCACTTCGGCTATCTCCTTCCAATCCCAGGATGGATACGCCGAGGGCTTCCTGGCCAGCCTCAGTATGGACCGAGACGGCATTTTGGTGGGCAAGTACTCCAATGGCATCCAGCAGGAGCTTGCACAGGTCACGCTCTACACCTTTGCCAGCGAGTTCGGCCTGCGGCGCGAAGGATCCAACCACTTCTCGGAAACCCAGGGTTCCGGGACCGCAGTGGAAGGTTATGCTGGTGAAGACAGCTTCGGAGGCATCAACTCCAACAAGCTGGAACAGTCCAATGTGGACATTGCCGAACAGTTTGCCAAGATGATCCTCACCGAGCGTGGCTTCCAGGCCAACTCCAAGGTCATCACCGCCGCAGATGACATCATCAAAAATGCCATCCAGATGAAGCGATAG
- a CDS encoding phosphotransacetylase family protein has product MAGIYIGSTSGFSGKNMVVMGLGLKLQKDSVSVGYMKPVGAMPAEIEGTAWDEDAYFVQDVLGLKNDAEALTPVLVTQDFKVKAFSGQCGDLMGDIKAAYEKVSAGHDVTLVAGSGSMYSGKYCNVDGVSVAKELGLKVIIIDRFQEELKYDYLMVMKEALGENLVGVILNDIPPSFMDEVETMLRPCLERMGVRVLGVIPKDPLMGAIKVSDLAERLGGKVISAHNKADKVVENFLIGTMQVENFMTHFRKNKNSAVIVGGDRSDVQLVALEGNCPCLVLTGNLYPNDIILTRSEVLEVPIVIVRDDTYSVAKKMETILSRHKLRDVIKIRQGAQLVSANIDYEFIKKSIGI; this is encoded by the coding sequence ATGGCTGGCATATACATCGGTTCGACTTCAGGCTTTTCCGGCAAAAACATGGTTGTCATGGGTCTGGGGCTGAAACTACAGAAAGACAGTGTGTCCGTGGGCTACATGAAGCCCGTCGGGGCCATGCCCGCCGAGATCGAGGGAACAGCCTGGGACGAAGATGCCTACTTCGTGCAGGATGTCCTGGGGCTGAAGAATGATGCCGAGGCATTGACCCCCGTACTTGTGACCCAGGATTTCAAGGTCAAGGCCTTTTCCGGGCAGTGCGGCGATCTGATGGGCGATATCAAGGCTGCCTACGAGAAAGTCAGTGCCGGGCATGATGTGACCCTGGTGGCCGGTTCCGGCAGCATGTACTCCGGCAAGTACTGCAACGTGGACGGAGTGTCCGTGGCCAAGGAGCTGGGACTGAAGGTCATCATCATCGACCGCTTTCAGGAAGAACTGAAGTACGACTACCTGATGGTCATGAAGGAAGCCCTGGGCGAGAACCTCGTCGGTGTTATCCTGAACGACATTCCCCCTTCCTTCATGGATGAAGTGGAGACCATGCTCAGGCCCTGCCTGGAGCGCATGGGCGTTCGCGTATTGGGTGTGATTCCCAAGGATCCGCTCATGGGAGCCATCAAGGTTTCCGATCTGGCCGAGCGCCTGGGTGGCAAGGTCATCTCTGCCCATAACAAGGCGGACAAGGTGGTCGAGAATTTCCTCATCGGCACCATGCAGGTGGAAAACTTCATGACCCACTTCCGCAAGAACAAGAATTCTGCGGTTATTGTGGGCGGTGACCGTTCCGACGTGCAGTTGGTGGCCTTGGAAGGCAACTGTCCGTGTCTGGTCCTGACGGGCAACCTCTATCCCAACGACATCATCCTGACCCGCTCCGAGGTCCTTGAAGTGCCCATCGTTATTGTCCGTGACGACACGTATTCCGTGGCCAAGAAGATGGAGACCATCCTCTCGCGCCATAAACTGCGCGACGTGATCAAGATCCGTCAGGGTGCACAGTTGGTCAGTGCCAATATCGATTACGAATTCATCAAGAAGAGCATCGGCATCTAG
- the acs gene encoding acetate--CoA ligase alpha subunit, giving the protein MSEANLNSLFDPKAVAIIGASGIPGKVGYSVVSNLLDAGYQGRILPVNPKGGEILGLPVVASIAELPPSLDLAVICIPPKYVIDALEALGKLSTRAVIVITAGFKEVGHEGYKLEEQLKEISSRYGMAVLGPNCLGLNNTGPGLNATFAAGTPPKGNIAFFSQSGALCTAILDWALGENIGFSKFVSLGNKAVLDESDMLDYLRDDPETQVILGYVESVEDGQRFARVARDVTPHKPVIMIKSGTTSAGAKAASSHTGAMAGSEQAYGAAFNQAGIIRVRDVAMLFNLAQAFSTQPLPAGPNLAIVTNSGGPGIMAADVTEQSALLMASISAKTVDTLMQALPPFASLYNPIDIIGDADAERYRVTLEAVVKDELVSSILVMLTPTASAEIEKTAQAIIDVTKGCGKPVFACFMGQQRVAPGRRILQEAGIPCYAFPEPAIRSIEAMYKYQLWRTRPAPVEVCYRRDKNRASKVLETARGNGCVEIVEFQAQDLLKAYELPVPQTELARTSDAAVKAAKRIGYPVVLKIASPHISHKSDVGGVRVGLEDEAAVRSAFLDVTSRAARLRKDASITGCLVQSMAPKGSKEVIIGFKRDPQFGALIMFGLGGIYVEVLKDIAFRLAPLSMDDAAEMIREIKSYPLLRGVRGEPPVDFKTIEDILLTMSQLAQDFPDIYEAEFNPVLVNHEGAVVADVRVTLCTGA; this is encoded by the coding sequence ATGTCGGAAGCCAATTTGAATTCATTGTTTGACCCGAAGGCAGTTGCCATTATCGGTGCCTCTGGCATTCCCGGTAAGGTCGGGTACAGCGTTGTGTCCAATCTGTTGGACGCCGGTTATCAGGGGCGGATTTTACCAGTCAACCCCAAAGGTGGTGAAATCCTCGGACTTCCTGTCGTGGCGTCCATTGCCGAGTTACCCCCGTCGCTTGATCTGGCAGTCATCTGCATCCCTCCCAAATACGTGATTGATGCCTTGGAGGCATTGGGCAAGCTCTCGACCCGCGCGGTTATCGTTATTACTGCGGGTTTCAAGGAAGTTGGTCACGAGGGATACAAGCTTGAGGAACAACTCAAGGAAATATCCTCACGGTATGGTATGGCTGTGCTTGGCCCCAACTGCCTCGGGCTTAATAACACGGGCCCGGGTCTTAACGCCACCTTTGCCGCCGGCACTCCCCCCAAGGGGAATATTGCATTTTTCTCTCAGTCCGGAGCGCTGTGTACGGCCATTCTGGATTGGGCTTTGGGTGAGAATATCGGATTCTCCAAGTTCGTGAGTCTGGGCAACAAGGCCGTACTCGATGAATCGGATATGCTGGATTACCTGCGTGATGATCCTGAGACTCAGGTCATTCTCGGGTATGTGGAAAGCGTTGAGGACGGTCAACGCTTCGCCCGTGTGGCCCGTGACGTCACGCCCCATAAGCCCGTGATCATGATCAAGTCCGGTACCACCTCGGCAGGGGCCAAGGCGGCCTCCAGCCATACCGGAGCCATGGCCGGATCGGAACAGGCCTATGGAGCAGCCTTCAACCAGGCCGGTATCATTCGCGTTCGGGACGTGGCCATGCTGTTCAATCTGGCGCAGGCCTTTTCCACTCAGCCGCTGCCTGCGGGGCCGAATCTGGCCATTGTCACCAACTCCGGTGGCCCGGGCATCATGGCTGCAGACGTGACCGAGCAATCGGCTCTGCTCATGGCATCCATTTCGGCCAAGACCGTGGACACCTTGATGCAGGCTTTACCTCCCTTTGCCTCGCTCTACAATCCTATTGATATCATCGGAGACGCAGACGCCGAGCGCTATCGGGTGACTCTGGAGGCCGTGGTCAAGGACGAGCTGGTGAGTTCCATTCTGGTGATGCTGACGCCAACGGCCTCGGCCGAGATCGAGAAGACGGCTCAGGCCATTATTGATGTGACCAAGGGCTGTGGTAAGCCGGTGTTTGCCTGTTTCATGGGTCAACAGCGCGTGGCGCCGGGACGTCGAATCCTCCAGGAGGCAGGGATTCCGTGTTACGCCTTCCCCGAGCCCGCCATTCGTAGCATCGAGGCCATGTACAAGTATCAGCTTTGGCGGACCCGACCCGCTCCGGTTGAAGTTTGCTATCGTCGCGACAAAAACCGAGCCTCCAAGGTTCTGGAGACAGCTCGAGGCAACGGCTGTGTGGAGATTGTGGAATTTCAGGCTCAGGATCTACTCAAAGCCTATGAACTCCCCGTGCCGCAGACCGAATTGGCGCGTACTTCCGATGCTGCGGTCAAGGCCGCAAAACGCATCGGCTATCCGGTGGTCCTGAAAATTGCCTCGCCGCACATCTCGCACAAGTCTGATGTGGGTGGCGTACGTGTGGGGCTCGAGGATGAAGCTGCTGTGCGCAGTGCCTTCCTGGATGTCACCTCCCGCGCGGCACGGTTGCGCAAGGACGCCTCGATTACCGGCTGTCTGGTGCAGTCCATGGCTCCCAAGGGATCCAAGGAAGTCATCATCGGCTTCAAACGCGATCCGCAATTCGGGGCGCTCATCATGTTTGGCCTGGGTGGGATCTATGTTGAGGTCCTGAAGGATATCGCTTTCAGGCTCGCTCCATTGTCCATGGACGACGCGGCGGAAATGATACGCGAAATCAAGTCCTACCCGCTGCTCCGAGGGGTGCGTGGTGAGCCGCCTGTGGATTTCAAGACCATTGAGGATATCCTGTTGACCATGTCGCAATTGGCTCAGGATTTCCCGGACATCTATGAAGCGGAATTCAACCCTGTGCTGGTCAACCACGAGGGGGCCGTTGTGGCGGACGTGCGCGTCACTTTGTGCACAGGAGCATAG